From the genome of Stigmatopora nigra isolate UIUO_SnigA chromosome 2, RoL_Snig_1.1, whole genome shotgun sequence:
CCTTCAACTGTTTCCAACAATGTCATGCAGAATCTAGGATTTACAATCTGAAATTAGTAACTAAATTCAGAGCTAATTCTGAACTTCCAACACcagtttttaaattttatttcacTCACAACCCCATTCAGAACCACAAGATAACTAGTGTCATAAttacaaacaaaataacaagCAAAGAGTAAAATGTTTCACTGTCACACTGGTAGTATGTTTCTGCAAATGTTCTTTTGTTTCCAGCTGCTTTAGTAATCAGTTTTTTGTAACATTTCATTTGAAGCTACAGTACGGTACAGTAAATGAAACACATTGGCTTTCTACTTCTTGTTTTGTATCTTTCCATCTAGTGACATATCAAACACTTGCACAGTCATGGCTTGtccaaagaacaacaacaaccccaTTACTACTGAAGGAATCTGAGTTCTGAAAATAATTTCTGGATAAACATTCACCCTTGTTGTTGAGAACCACCATGCCCTTTAAACAGAATAGTCGTGGTCTTGCGGCAGACAAATTATTTTGGTTTACAGAATGCCTTTGAATTGTGCGTTAGCATAATTTTGAATGTTTAGGTGGGGATTTTAAAGACCATACTAGAGTGGGGTTATCTGAAGGCACATGGAAATGGGTTGTGAGTCAACTGGCCAAGTGTGTAGAGTTTGCCTGTGGATTTGATTATTGAGATTGAGACCAGGACAGAAATCCACTCTGGTTACGTGAGAGCACTTATTGCAAGATTCTCTATGTGTAGGTGGTTGATCTTCACTGTACTTGACTTCAGTTATCTGTAGGCCCATGGAGATGTGTTCTGGGAATTCTTGATGAGTACCTTTAGCGGGTTTGTTAATTGCTCTGTAGACACCATGCCTATTGGTGCTTTGTTTCAGTTGGGATATATCAGGGACCAAAGCGATGGATTGGGCAAGAGTTTGTTGAATCTTTTTGTCATACCTGTGGATGGGGCGGACAGTCTGTCTATTTGGACAGTCCAATTTTGTTATCTGGAGACCCTTTGTGATTTCTTGGTGACTGTTATTACAGTCCTTACGGATTACGGAATAGTCGCTTTGTTGATTGTTCCTGTATTCAATGTAGGGTTTCTTCTGCAGGTGGGGCATTGaatgtattttagttttatGGGGGACCAGTGGACTGTATTGTGGAATACCTTTGCCTAATAgttttgcatcattttggaGTGAAGGCTGGATGAGTCGATTCTGTTTGCATTTGTCATAGTCCAAAGTGATTGTTTGAAATGCAATTTTCTGAGTGCCTTTAGGATTCTTGTAGATAGGTGGTGGCCCATTGTGCTTTTTGGCTCCAACATCCAGTTTTGTAATTTTGGGGGTAATGTTAATTGGCAGTGTGGATGCCTCTTTAGTATGTTTGGGAACCCGATGTATTGAGGAGTGAGTACTTTGTTGATGAGTTTTACGCTCTCTTCCACCTCTTTTTGATTTAGTTACCTTTGGTGGATGGGCAGTGTTTTCCTGGACCTTATTCTGGAGTTCAATTATTTGTGGGATCAGAGAAGCGTGGTCCAAGGCAGCATGGTCTTCAGGTTTGATGTTAGGGTCCTTCTTACATCTGAATATACTCTGTTGGCAGGGCCGACAGGTTAGTTTCTTATCCTGAAGACCAAACGTGATTGATTGCAGAAAAGCACGCaatgtttttttggtatttCCAGAGAGGAGTAAGCGTATTCTATTGTGACTTGGTACATGCTCCTTGGTGGTTTTTGCCTCAATCTAAAAGATGGAAAAGAATACAAGAATGAAAGTTTCAtgtacttatgttttttttttaaaaacagaattGAATCAAATATTTGAACAGTGATACATTTTGAAACTTTTATGTGTTTCAAGAAGAGTACAAACAGAATACTATATTGTGCATTAAATAATGCATAATAATGTGAAAAGCATCTAGAATTGGCAGATAAATTGAATGTGTTTACATACAGTGCTTTACTGTACTTACatgtttgaaaaacaaaaaaggtcagAACTATACATGTGTAAATAACTGTGTAGGTTATCATTGGCAGTCATATTGGTTGCAAAGTCCAATAAAACAAATGGATAATCTAACCTTATCGGGCAACATGATTGGCACTATCTTCCTTCAGGGGAAATTTGCAGTGAGATTCACAACCATCTTAAAGAGGTTTTGTGTTGaacttgtattttttccaacaaGCTACAGAATTTCAACTCCAGCATATAAATCACAATATTATGTTTGACAGCATCATAGCCATGATATCATTATAAAATACACGatgatctcattttctgtgaCATCATCAAAGCCATGTGATGTAAGGTCATCcttctaaataaaaaaagatgatgtACTATGTTTCTTTTCTATGGTTGGAGGTTTGAAATTTTTAAGACAGCCACGACTTAGGAAAAATGCAATTACtgaaccaattttttttttttaaatccattgtcTATGCACCCACGAGGCACCCCCCTCCCCCTACTTTATGGATTAAACGTGCCATGTTTCAAGTACAGTATGTGAGCATGTGTTGGCTTGTTGTCATTCAGCCATAATTGTTCCGCCTAGACAACAGGATGCAGTTTTTCCATTAACACTTTCCATCGCTTTACatgctggctgccattgatggaagtagatgtcaaatcaattttaaatgggAGGGTTTTCAGAAAAGGATCATGTTTCagagccattgacagcaatatattaattaatttttataaCCTTCATTGCCACTTATTTCGAAGatggttgtgggggtgctggagcatatcccagtgaACTATGAGCAATGAAACAGTCCCAATCACAACTGCATGTACTTTTTATTGTTGCACATGAAAGCAATGACTTTATTATTGCAAGAGAACATGAGGTGAAAGCTATTTTTTATGGTGTGTCCCAAAGCTCGGGGGGTTTGGGGCCGGGTGGAGCACAACTGTCAGCAATTACTACCCACCTCTAGCTTCGCCCGTTTTCTAGATTTGCACTACTGAATAGACACGAAAATACAACATTAATTAAATGTACACAGAAGAAAACAATCAACACACCttcttcatacaaaaaaaaaatggaatttgtttTGGCCTTAGGAAACGTCTCTGTTTTGGCCTTAGGAAACGTCTCTGTTTTGACTGTAGATGAGTCATTTTATTCACAAGCTATACCTGGAATTACCACTTGTTCAGACGCGTTTGGGATGGAATGTTTATAATGTAAATGTAGAGAGGAACATTCCATTCTCTGAAAGATGAACTTGTTTAATCAAGTTTATGTACACTTGAATACAATGCAACTTCCATAATATTATATTTCTCACGAGGAGATACCTAGAACGTGTTGAAAGTTCTCGTAATACCTATAGTATTGGCAAATATATATAGTGCGCTGATAACAACACCATCGGCGCACAAAgctcttttaatttgaaatatttagtttgaaataTTGAGCGGAAATCACAAAACGCGCTTCCGAAACAGCATGACAACAATGTTCTCTCGAGGGACCAAAGTCGCTTTTTGATCGTGGTGTTCAAGCTGATCCGCCGCTTTTCGACGTCTCAATGTAAGTTCTGGTCACTTTTGTCAAGTTTTGTGTTGGTGTGGACTGTTTAAGTGAAATATTGCACTGTTCTGTATAGAATTCTCTTGTGGGAGTGCTTGTCGCTCATCGCTCGTTGATGCAACAAGTTGTGCACCTGCAGATTCAAACTCAGTAGAACTTTGAACTCTCTCATTCCACTGGTCATGAATGTTTGATAATTGATACTCATAATTTTATACATATTATTATCATAATGATTTTGTGCAGCCCGTTCTAGTGGttaacttaaatgtacaattaGGGTTGCCAACACTGGACGAATTTCTCAGATTGCGTAATAAGGTAAACAAGGAACTCTAAAGTGGAATTTATtgtgaaaaaattaataaaattaatttcaaggtcaaacaaaaatatttatgacgACCAATTTTATTTTAGACGTCTACACTAATTTAGATCTTATTAATTCATGGCAGCTGTGCCCTAACCAAATTATTAGGTATGTATCTAATAATTAGGTAGGGAACAGCTGCAATGAAATAATATGATCTAAACTCAAGGTGTCCATATCTACAGTATCAAGGTGTGCAGTTTTTCCATTAACACTTTCCATCGCCTAACGCACTTGCCAAAATGCAATTTTGCGGTGTACACCTTGATGCTGTAGATATGGGCACCGTGTGGCAATGCAATGGAACTATCTTCATGGAAAGTTGGTTATTTTATAGGCCGAAATATACTTTGAAGCAGACAACATGGTGGAGTTATCGTTGTTAATTTTAAAGCCACTGCGGTGAGTTTAATTCATTGTATTGGATTGACTGTTTTGCTGTGGTGACCCCTAAGTGGAAAAGCTGAAAGTGAGTCAATTGTATTTGACATTTGAAGTTGCTCTGTTGATGGTTTTAAATTCCGTGCCGTGCCATATTGgaccgacatggatttgaacccagtacctcAGAACCGccaggccgacgcgctaaccactcatccgccagggTGCCTGAGTTCAATAATATTGATCCTAATttggattacaaaaaaaaaatacaatgagctTTATCATTGGGCCAAATAACTAAACTTTAAATAGGGGATTTCTTTTATGAGAGGTACTGTTGACTATGTAGaacatttgtatttatatttatataagtgtgtgtctatatgtatatatgtttacctacatatgtgtatgtgtgtacatttaTATAGATAGATGCATACATAATAGCCTTTTCCCTGCTTGTCTCCACAAGCACCATGTCTCCCCCTCTCTTTTCACCTCTGCTATTTGGGAGTTGCATTGGAGCAGTCATGTGACTTTTTGTCTGAAAACAATTGCCTGTGTTGGCCATTGGATGATTTCTTTGAAAGAGCGTCGGTTGCCCAGGCAACGGGGAATGGCGGCACCCCTTCACTTGCTCTTCAGCAGCTCCCTCCCCTCTGCGCTTCTGTaagcatgtgtgtttgtgtctttcCTATTGGCAGTGGTGGATCAGGTAACGGAGACTGTCAGTAGCAGGCTTGTCTCGCTCTTCGCCTCCCGCTTTTCTTCTTACGCCAGACAATCGCAGAGACAGGCTGCAAGAGGTGAGTAAATAATGGATACATTGTCTCTAATTGTAAAACATTCCAACTCAAGAAAGTTCTGGGTTacttcatgttttatttatataattgaATTGTATTTATCTATTGAGTT
Proteins encoded in this window:
- the LOC144185900 gene encoding uncharacterized protein LOC144185900, coding for MLPDKIEAKTTKEHVPSHNRIRLLLSGNTKKTLRAFLQSITFGLQDKKLTCRPCQQSIFRCKKDPNIKPEDHAALDHASLIPQIIELQNKVQENTAHPPKVTKSKRGGRERKTHQQSTHSSIHRVPKHTKEASTLPINITPKITKLDVGAKKHNGPPPIYKNPKGTQKIAFQTITLDYDKCKQNRLIQPSLQNDAKLLGKGIPQYSPLVPHKTKIHSMPHLQKKPYIEYRNNQQSDYSVIRKDCNNSHQEITKGLQITKLDCPNRQTVRPIHRYDKKIQQTLAQSIALVPDISQLKQSTNRHGVYRAINKPAKGTHQEFPEHISMGLQITEVKYSEDQPPTHRESCNKCSHVTRVDFCPGLNLNNQIHRQTLHTWPVDSQPISMCLQITPL